In Lathyrus oleraceus cultivar Zhongwan6 chromosome 2, CAAS_Psat_ZW6_1.0, whole genome shotgun sequence, the DNA window ACGAAGTTGAAACGGAGATCTTACGGATTCCAAGATCGCGGAGTGACACGTGTACGTTGGAGATTGCAGGAAGGAGATTGTTGACAGCTTCGGGGTAAACGTCGATGAAAGCGTTGCCTACTGAGATTGTAGTGATTTTGGCGCGCGGGTAGAAAGGTAGCACGTGAGTGTAAACCCAGGCACGTGCGACGGAGCGGTTGTTCGCCATTGGTGTAACCATGTAGTTTGGGACGGTGAGGAAGAGGGACACGTTGGTGTAGAGGAGGCTTCGGATGATGCTTGGGTCCGGCTCTTCGAGACGGAGGGAGTGGAGTTTGAGTTTTTCCATGGCGGTGGTAATGCGGTCTGGTTGTGATGGCGGCGGGGGTGAGGAAGGTGGTGGCGGTGGTCGTGGTGGTGGTTCTTGACGGTTTGTGGGGAAAGTGGAGTAGGTGACGCCGATGGAAGGGAGGGAGGTGGTGGTTGTTGGGAGGAGAGAGAGGAGAATGTAGAGAGAGAAAGTGAGAGAGAGGAAGGTGTTAAACATGGTGGTTAATGGATATGGCGGTTCTGTTATCGAGTGGAAATGTAAAGTGTAGAAGATGGAGGGTGATGAGAGAGAAAGATTTTGCAACAGAGAATTGGTTAGTTAGTTTAGTTAGAGAGAATTTAGAATTTGGCGCGTACGTACCAACGGTTACTGTTTCTTTTTTTTCATTCTCTAAATTGCTTGCATAATTTGTgaattttgtttaaaaaaactATTTATTTTCAAACAACAAATAATAATTATTGTAATAATCTCTAGTTTTGAATATAGAATATTTTACTAAACCATAAAACTACTATATCAAAAATAAGAATTTTCTCATCATTAAACAAATGTGCATTGTAAATAACAAATGGTCTGAGATCCAATTTTACAACTTTTTCTTCAAAGAATAAATGACCACAAGACCTCAACATGCCAACAAGGGTATAGGAGAGAGATCATTCAGTTATTGGAACTTTGTACCATGGGCTATTTCTGCACAGTTTCTAATACAATGGGGAAACCCCCCTTTATATGAAGCTATTATCTATGTTGGGCCAAAAGAATTCTTATGTAGAGTCTGAAACATTCTGATTCCGATCAAAGTCATGCTAACAAATTCGTCTCGTGGAATCTTGAAGTTGTCCATGGCAGTGACGGAAAGAAATTATATAGAATTCATTGCTGACTTCTTTGTCAGAATCACTTGCTTCGCTTTTTGGCTTCGCTGTAAAGAACAACTCCGAGGACTGTAAGTGAATAACCCATCATTCCAGTGACTGAAACTGGATTTCTAAATATCAGAATTGAAACTACAACTGCTACAGCACCTTTAGCATTCCCAAGTACCTGTATGTGCCAATGCTTGAAGATTAGTTGTTATTTGTTAAACATTAACTTACATCACTTTAACACAAGTTTACATTTGTTACTATAACCTGAAACATGAAACCCTACAATTATACAACAATTATATATCTACTAAGTAACTTGGCAAATAAACAATTGTAGCAGCCAAGCTTTTGACCAAAGAAAACTAACTATGTGAATCAGTAAAACATGAAGTGTCATGGAACAAAGAATACCGAGAGAAACTCTAGGTTGAATTTTAAAATTGCAGACAAATTTCAGTAAAAAATTGAAAATGGCACCCTAGCACTAGCTGTAGAAGTCCAACAGAAAGTTTTAGCAGCAAACCTTGATCGTCTTTACCAGTTTGAAATGAAAACTGGAAAACAGTTTACTCATGAATTTTAAGAAACTTGTTTATGACAATCATAAATAATTGATGTTCCAACTGAAAAAATAGCAGGCATGTTCGTAACAAGTTGTATGACTGTGAGAAAGGGACAATACCTGAAGGGTGAGAGCACTGGTGTGCTTTGTGACCAAGAAATTGGTCAGGTTGACACAATATGCGAGTGAGGAATTAAACAGAAGATACCAAATGATCTTCACATCATCTCGGGCAAGAGCCAATGTGATGCCAACCACATTTTCTTCCATATAAAGTGTAGCGGGAAGAAGGAAAACAACAGCCATTGGAGCCATGTAAAGGAGAAGGTTCATAGAGTTTAGCTTCTCCCTGATACACAAAAAGAAGGATGTCAGTACTCACTTATAAATcgacaaaaaaaaaagaaacagTAATGAGGTAGATAGCATTTTCCTTATACATACCCTTCAGACGAAAGTAAAATTCCTTGTAACACTGATTTTAGGGCTCGTGCCGCTGTAGCTGCAACACATATTATGAACCCAAACAAATGAAAGCTTGGTTCACCCTATAAGCAAAGAAAGAAAAGAATAACAAATGCATCAGAAGCTATAAAGTATTCTTGTTTTCCACTAGTCAATATCAGTTGAAGAATACATTAAAGTCAAAAGAGTGACCAAAACTTATGCTGAAAAACTAACAAGTTCTATTTTTAGAAACTTGATTATTTCTTACCCCTATTAGCAACTGAAGCTCAGCCTCTTAGACAAACCTAAACCAGATATTTCACTGACTATATTAAGTAGATATTTTCATGTACAATGGAAGTAATAGATCACTCTATTACATTCCACTCTATTGCTCATAAATTTATACAACTAGATCTGTACGGTTGCTAAATTACCACAAGTTAGAATCGGCACAACAAATTCAAATCTCAAGATACTAAGGACCATTGAGCCAGGTGGCAAGGACCACAATTTCCTTTAATGTGATTCAAGTCTAATAAATGGGAAACAAAGAAGTCTTTCTCTATAAACAGGGGTCTAGCTTTCAGCTTTAAAAACAAAGTCAACGACCAAAATATGGGCAGGTCCGGCATCGAGGTTTTTACATCTCTTATGGGTTAAGAACACATAAGCAGCAAGTGACTGTAATTCTCTGCAATATCAAGGATTTTGCCGCAATTGCAGCTGCAATTCTCAGAATATGAAGCATCACGATACAACCAAAATTGCAATTTAAAACCTTGATCAAGCTTCTGAAAAATACTAAAAGCCCCAAAAcatcaataaaaaataaaaccCAATATAACATCAAAGCTTTTTTTTTTTCATTAGCTTTGTCATTTTTCAAAACTATCATTTTAAGCATGTTAAGTTTCCACTAGTTAACCAAATGGTTGACCTCAAGCTATCAAAGTACCCGAACTCAATTCTAAACTGGAATAATCATTAACCATTCCAAAATTGTGATTAATGCACAGATAATCAAAATCATTCCAAGATTGTTCTAGAATATACCATAAATTTAATTTTCTTATGCAAGGAACTTAACAAACAATAAATAATTACAAAAACTAACCCAAAAATGTCTCCTATATAAATCCCTATACATAATTTTCATCACCGACAAAtccaaaaattaaaaaattattaaaaaaaaaaaattagtGTAACTTACCCCACTAGCAAAGATGACACCGGTAACAACAGGAAGAAGAGCGAGATAAGTAAGCCACGCCTCTCTTTTAAACGTCATAAAGTAAGCAAAAACGGCAGTAAAAAAAGGCGTAGTAGCACCGACAGCTTGAGTAAACGACACAGGAAGATACCTCAACGACACATTCCCAAAAACAACAGAAACACAGAAAACCAAACTCAGTGTAGCGATCTTGAAAAACTGAAGCCGCGAACGAATCGTTTGCATTGGAACCATTTTGAGCCACGCAATAGCAACGTAGCTGAACAGCGAACAAGCTGTCATGTGACACATGGTTAAGAAGATTGGGTACTTGAATCCGTAGTTGCTTAGGAGATACTTGTTGAGTAATAGTACACCAATGTTTGATGTGTACCATGACGAGATTAACCCGATTGTGAACATTCGATTTGAAACCTTCATTTTTGGTGGCTATGGAAGGGTATAAGTGTATTTTGATTTGATTGCGGGGGTTATGGTGGTGTTGTGTTGATGGATCTGTGGATTGAGAAATCGGAGGGAGGAGAGGTTTTGGGAAGGAAGGGTGTGTTTGGTTGTATTTAAAACGGAAATGGAAATAGTGTTATGTTATTGTATTGTGTGAGTGAAGGAAAGGTAAACGGAACGCGTAAACAAACAGGGACTTAGTTGCGCTCCATTTCCCTGGactttctttttttttatttttttattttaataatgTGATGTATTTATATATGATATGATTGATAAAAATGTTGCTATGTGTAATATAATATGGGAATGGTGGCAAGAAAAGGAGGAGACACGGAATCGACGTATTATGTACGAATATAAAAGGAGACTATTATTATTGTACcaacaaaattaaaaataaaacaagaCTATTAGGTGGAGAAAAATAGAAGATCTTCATAAATTAAATAGAAGATTTAATTAACCCCAAGGTCATTGCCATAGTATGAAAGTGTGGATCTGTTCTAAAGTCTGACTTTGAAAATATGAGACTCGAAAAACAAAATTCTCTAATGATATTGAGACCATTAAATCACCCTTCATGAAACCAAAGTAGGATTGCTAAAAACTTAATAATTAAAGAGGAGACACACTCAAGTCAAAAATTAGTCAAATCTTTGTTAGATGTAAATTTTATAGCATACACAAGTAATTTGCCCATCAAAATCATTTACAATTTCGAAAATTTTATATGAAAGTTTGAAAGGGAGGAGTAATATAAATAAAAtctttaatattttttaatttttatttgtttagAATGATAAAAACATGTTTATTATTAgtatatttttaatttttaaaatattataacaACATAAATTATATTTGAATAATTTATCTAAACCCTCCAAAATTTGttagaattaattcatttttAGAAATTTATAGACAAAGTTTGTTACAGGGTATTTAAGTATTTCTACTTAAGTCTcacttgtatttaagcaagtgagtAGTGTGAAGAATAATATCATTATCCTTCTTTTGTAGTCTGTGTAGCATTGTGTGTGTGGAACGATTTGTAATCGTTATAGAGTAGTAGAAGTTTGTTAgtattctctcttctctcttgtttccattgttcatctttattatcttgtgcaccaacaattggtatctagaaCTTTGGTTCAGATACACAGGGAAACACaacgggaaacacgagtgaaacggtgaggcgttgtgtgattgatttctGTTTGAAGAATTCGTGTTAAATTTTTGATTAAAATCATAACAGAATCACATATCTTGATTCTGCGGGATTTGAAAACATTGTGTTTAGGTGAGATCTGAGTATATTGCGCAAGGCGGTAATCTGAGTACCAAGCTTCCAGTGTTTGATGGAAAGAACTGGAATCGTTTGATGATTCATATGAGGATGttgtttggagctcaagatgttcttgatctcgtcaacgACAGTTACGCTGCACTTCCAGAAAATGCAACGGATATACAGAGAAATGCTCGACGTGATCTgaggatgaaggtttagaaggcgttgttctacatccatcagtgtgtggatgtgaacATGTTTAAGAAAATTGTTGATTCGACGATGACGAAAGCTACATGGGACACACTGGTCCGGTGCTACGGCGGTGATGCATTaatgaagaaggtgaagcttcagtaTCTACGTAAGTAGTATGAGAATCTcagcatgaagaacaatgagGAGGTACATTActacatctctagagtgattttgatcacaaatgagatgaagtcatgtggagaaactctctctgaagaaagtatcattgagaaggtacttagatctcttactcctcaatttgattacatcgttgtagcaattgaacattctaaggatctgagCACCATAAGAATAAAAGAGCTGCAAAGTAGTCTAGAGTCGCAAGAGTTGCATCTGACTGAAAGAACCTTTGAGAGAGAGGTAGAGTAGACTTTGAAAGCTTCTTTTGTCAAGAAATACCTGAAGCAGTCTTGGTCAAAAGTCATGAAAAGGCATGGTAGGTCTCAAGAGTCAAAAGCCTCTAAGTTTGATGAGAAGAAACATCATAATGGAATGGAGAAGCTTGACAAGATAATGGTTTAATGTTACTGTTGTAATAGGTTTAGCCACTTTGTTAAGGTTTATTagtcaaacaaggaaaggaagtCAGAAGAAGCAAACATAACCAGAGGATATTCTGATGATGAACTTGTGTTATTGATGGCTTATGAATCTGATGATGATGAACTTGTGCGATTGACGATCTCTGATTCTGAATGAGACTTTGAATATGATTCAGAGTCAGAAGATGACTCTGAATTTGAAGTCGAGTATGATTCTGAATATGAGTCAGAATCAGAAGATGAGTCAGAATATGAAGgttctgaagatgagtcagaatCTGAAGGTTTTGAAGAAGAGTCATAATTTAAGGTTTCTGAAGCTGAGTCGGATTCAGAAGATGACTCTGAAGCTGAAGTTGAGTCAGAGGATGAATCTGAAGCTGCAGGAGAAGGTGCCTCTTTAGAGGATTTTTCCTCTGAAGGTGAGTCAGAATCAGAAAATATGTCTGAAGGTGACTCTGAAGATGAAGAAGACTATAAAGGCGAGTTTGACTCTGAAGGTGAATTTGATTCTGATCCAGATTATGATGATGATCCAGAATCTTGAGATAATCCAATCTTTGGAAATGGAGCTTCTGGAGGCGGAGCTTCTGCAAAATCAACTTATAAAGATATTGATTATGATTTTGAAGATGAGTTAGAGCCTGAAAATGACTATGAGAGTGAGTCAGAATCAGAAGGCGAGATTGATTATGAGGAAGAATTagattctgatggtgattcatattctgatggtgattcagaTTTTGGTGGTAGTCCATATTCTAGGAATATTCCATATTCTGAAGGTGGTCATGCTTCTGAAGTCAGTACTTATGGAGTTCCAGCATCTGATAATGTTCCAGAATCAGAAGGTTTTGAACAAGTTCAAAGAATCAGAAACACTCTGAGAAGGTTTGTAGTATCGGATATTGTTCCAGAATTAGAAGGTTCTGAACAAGTTCAAAGACCACAAAGAATTAGAAACATTCCGATAAGGTTTGCAAagtttgacatgctgcaagacactgaaaTAGATTCTGAAGgggaagttattcagtgtgccatgttagtagactctgaacccgTAAGTATGGAAGAAGCGCTCAAGCAGAAAGTCTGactgaaggccatgaaagaagaatTTGAGCTTTTGAAGAGATTTAAGCTGCTTAATTGTAAAGTTGTTGTCACACCTGCTGATATAAATCAAAAATTGGATTTTGATTTTGATGGTGACGATGTAGATGCGACAACGTTCAAGCAGTAGGTaggttctctgaggtatttgtgtaataccaaACCTGATACTTGTTATGCAATTGGAATAAtgagtaggtttatgagtaaaccgaagtggtctcattaccaagtTGTTGTTAGAATTATGAGGTATATAAAGGAAACTCTAAAGTATGAAGTTTTGTTCCCTTCTGGTGTTGAAACTGAATCAGAACTTCTGAGTTACTCATATTCTGATTGGTATGGAGATAGAGTTGACAGAATAAGTACTCCTGGGTACTTATTTAAGTTTATGGGAAGTtctatttcttggtgttccaagaagaAACCAATTGTTGCTCTGTCAACTTGTGAAGCAGAATATATTGCACGTGTTGTAACTGCATATCAAGTTGTGTGGCTTCTGAATttattgcaggatctgaagatcaaagTAAGCAAGCCTCTGAAGCTGATGGTTgataacaagtctgcaatcaatcttgccaagaaCCCGGTGCTACATGGtagaagcaagcatattgagactaagtaCCACATTTTGAGAAATCATGTTTAGAATGGAGCGCTAGAAGTTATGCACTGTAGCACTCAGAAGCAGctggcagatgttctgacgaagACGATCAAGACTGACCAATTTCTCCTCTtgagggatggaattggtgttgttagttttggttaagttgaatatgaattaagggatggtgttaGAATTGATTCATTTTCAAAAACTTGTAGACAAAGTTTATTATATGGTATTTTAGTATTTCTATTTAAGTCTcacttgtatttaagcaagtgagtAGTGTGAACAATAGTATCATTATCCTTCTTTTGCAGTCTGTGTAatattgtgtgtgtgtgtgtgtgtgtgtgcaaCCATTTGTAACTATTTTAGAATAGTAGAAGTTTGTTATTATTatctcttctctctcttatttccattgttcatctttatcaccttgtGCACCAATAAAATCTTCCAAACCCCTCAAATACAATTTTTTAGTTCTCTATATTATAAAAAATTTGGTTTTTGAATAAAATAAACCTCTAAAACCCTCTTCACATAAGTTCTTCTATTCTTTTCACTCAATTTTCTATTTTCTCAAAACCATATTCTCCCTTTCCCTCCAAACTCTCAAACAAAACCTTACTCATAAAATTCATCATAGAAATTACAACTATGTTCTTTGAAAATTCCCCGACAAACTCAAAGTATAGGACAACCTCTAGATGCTCGATTAATGTTGCATTTTACCCTAATTAAAGGAGGGAAAAACTAACTCACTTAAATTATTTTGTAAGGTAAAGGAAGGAAATTTTGATCTCAAAATATTTGAGATTTTGAAACTTACGAATTGATAAACATGTGTTCCTCATGGAATGGCTGGATGACAAAGTTACATCACTTCTTATGATATTTATCATTTGTTACTTGAAGATACCTTTATTTTTAAGTCTAATATGATTTATGCACTTTTAAATAATTCGAAAAATATTAGTGATAAAAGAGACAATAATATTCATGATTTATTTGTATTGATATATGCCTTAAAACCTTAAGtaaaaaaagagagagaaaaacATGTTTTTAGGCGAGATGGCAGCGACACAACGGATTTGACGGTCGTCGACAAGAAAGGCGGGTCGGATGTCGGTGGCAGTGTCATTCCAGGCTAGTCTAGGACTTTTAGGGCATGTTCATGAATTTGTTTGATAAT includes these proteins:
- the LOC127118212 gene encoding probable sugar phosphate/phosphate translocator At3g11320 is translated as MKVSNRMFTIGLISSWYTSNIGVLLLNKYLLSNYGFKYPIFLTMCHMTACSLFSYVAIAWLKMVPMQTIRSRLQFFKIATLSLVFCVSVVFGNVSLRYLPVSFTQAVGATTPFFTAVFAYFMTFKREAWLTYLALLPVVTGVIFASGGEPSFHLFGFIICVAATAARALKSVLQGILLSSEGEKLNSMNLLLYMAPMAVVFLLPATLYMEENVVGITLALARDDVKIIWYLLFNSSLAYCVNLTNFLVTKHTSALTLQVLGNAKGAVAVVVSILIFRNPVSVTGMMGYSLTVLGVVLYSEAKKRSK
- the LOC127121995 gene encoding secreted RxLR effector protein 161-like translates to MKEEFELLKRFKLLNCKVVVTPADINQKLDFDFDGDDVDATTFKQFMSKPKWSHYQVVVRIMRYIKETLKYEVLFPSGVETESELLSYSYSDWYGDRVDRISTPGYLFKFMGSSISWCSKKKPIVALSTCEAEYIARVVTAYQVVWLLNLLQDLKIKVSKPLKLMVDNKSAINLAKNPVLHGRSKHIETKYHILRNHV